DNA from Panthera leo isolate Ple1 chromosome D2, P.leo_Ple1_pat1.1, whole genome shotgun sequence:
GTCAAACTTACATTCTATAAATATGTAGATAGACTTTAAATTAGCAGACATCTTATTAGGAatggccccacccccagaaaaacaaaaacgacaataaacaaaactataaaacacaaagGTAAAACCAAGGAAAGCATAATGTGATTATTTTCAATCAGTGTTGATTATGTTGTCCCCTTGCAAAATGACAGGCAAAATCATACTTGTTTTTACATTTGCAGCCACATATGTTACACTGGAAAGGATTTTCGTACCCATGACATCCCATATGAATAGTGTAAAGGATGTTGTCGGCGAAGTACATATCACAGTGCTGGCAGTGGTGCAGGAGCTGAGGGTCCTGGACCGGCAGCGTGGGAGCCGGAGTGCTCGGCTGGCTGTTCCCTAGGCTGGGGGTACTGGTGTGGGCACTCGGTTCGCTGCTCGGACCTGCCACCGGACTGTAGTTCCTCTGACTGTGGGGCGGCCGAGGCTCAGGGCTCGTGGGGGAGGAGCTCTGAGGAATACTCGCGGACACGGCGGCAACGACCGCTTGGGCAGAGGGCTGCTGCATCATGAAAGGCTTCTCGTCGGGGCAGGGGACTACGTCGGGGGAGGCGGGGTTTTGGTTCTCCGGCGGTAAACTGGACAACTGTCCTGCCAGAGTCGAGAGCTGATTTAAAGGGTTGTCAACCATGAGTTCTTGTGGGTCCCTTGGCAGGCCACCCGTTGGTGCGGTTTTTGCCATACTTTCATACGAGTCGGTCTGGATATTTGGGATTTCGTGGGTAAAGTCGTTAAGGTAGTCTGGCTTCTGAACCACCATGGAAGGTGGACTTAAGTTGATTAGTGCTCTTCTGCTATAGCCCAGAttgcttgttttcttctgtaaaactCCCCACATTTTCTTGCTGCTTAAGGAAGACCTAGTACCTTTAATTGGTACCATTTTATGCTTGCGCCTTCGATGATGGGACAGGTTACTTCGATCACTGCAGCGGAAGGAACATAATTCACATTTGTATGGTTTTTCTCCTGTATGGGAACGCATGTGGGCTTCCAGATGGCGCTCGTAAGCAGATGCGAATGGACATAAGTGACACCTATGAGGTTTCTCacctgtttaaaaagaaaaatgggggagAAACTGCAAAGGTAGCTCATTTGTGGAGAGTTTCATGTTTTGTCCGTTCATTAGATTTAGAAATTGTTCGTTTCTTTGCAAAGAAACCTGTACACTTAAATAAAGCTTAAGAACTCTTCAGCCACAATTTGAGACATAGAGAGCCATTCTCTTAGTCAATATCATGTAAAAGTTGTTATGGCTTCAGCTGGCATTTTGGGAAAGAAGAGCAAAACTGACAGTACCCTGTATAACAGTGACTTTACCGAAAGTATGCCTCAGTTATATGTTTATGTACACACCTGTACACGAGCACTTCTCCATACatattcatacacatacacacacataccccttcctcagaaaaaaaatacaaaaagcctTTCTAAAAAGTCCTTCTATTAAATAGAAAGCTCAAAATGGAAATGAGTTTCCTAGTCCAAGTATGAGTTATGCAAAGTGTCCCTTCAAAATGGCCAGTGCTTTACCTctaccttcctccttctcctcttcagCTGCCAGAGGGGACAATTTGAGTTAGTGCCCTTAGCTGGAAATGgtgtaaaataaatatctggaaTATGAGATTTGGAgtcattaatttaacaaattaagTACTGAATACTCACTATGTGTCAGCTGCTCTTTTAGGCTCTGTGGGCACCAAGAGGGCCCTGCCACAAACCCTGTCCTCAGAAGGGGTCTAGGTCAGCCCCACATAGCATGAGAAACCACAGGCACACAGCTGGGACACCTGACCAGGGCTTGCCCAGGGCAGGAACAGCTAGGAGGGTTTCTCAGGAAGTCGGGTGGCTACAGCAAGCCCTGCAGATTAGCAATGTAGTCTGTGACTGTATAAATGCCTTGTCCCTGGTCGGCAACTGAAACATACTAAGGatgaagataaaaacattttatcactTCACATACCATCAGCATTAACCTGCCCAGCCTGAGAAGCAGATAAATGTTGAGAGATTACTTGGAACACGAAGAAAGATGGCTAAGGAAGGGGAAGCTCTAGAAGGGGCCTTACTTCCTCTCATTATGctattgttttgaaaaaatagagTAACTTCTCCATTTATCCATACCTTGTTATCAGCCATCAATGTTAAACTATTAGAACTATTTATAGGATGCATCAACCTGCCTTCcttggcccctctcccacccccaaacaAATGCCTTCTCCAGCTGTTTCTCCGTTACCTGTGTGGATTCTAATGTGTTCAATAAGCCGGGCTGTTCCTTTGCTGGCATAGTTGCAGTACCGACACTTGAGCTTCCCGTCAAAGGTCCTTTCAAACCCGTCTACTAACATTCCTGAGTTTTCATCCAGAGAAACTTCAACAGATGGGTGATCGAGTCCATTTTGATCACCATCTGTTCCAGCTATAAACAAAGTATAGCAAAAGAAATTATGCATCTCAGAATCAACTCAATTTAGCATTTTGGTTTTGAGTggtaaaaaaatcataaattgatAGTTAATTTAGCACAAAAGCTAAACTCGTAAGCTACAGACTTTCACTTTCTGAACTGAGGTTAATTTCACACAAAAGCAGTATCCTGTTTTTGAGAACCTTTCATAGGGGGATCTCAAATTACTTACACATACATTTTATCAGTCCTCCACATGCTTCTGAAGAAGAGAGCTGGGTATTATCCTAATGTGACAGgtgaggagacagaggggagggagtaAGGAGTATTGGCAAAGTTACACACGTTTAAGATTCTAGCCACTTCTACAAATATTATAACTGGCAGTCACGGTAATCTCCCCAATCCTAACTCTATTTACTGTAGTCTAAAGCAATTAATGTTGAGTTTTGCACTGTTCCACCTGGTTTATGCACATGTTCTAGAGGCTGGGATGCATTTAGGATCTTAACATTCTAAATAAGCACATAAAGGAAGATAGTCTATCTGATACCTCTGAATGTTAGAACTGCAAGAATTTGAAAGCTAAAAGGTACTGTCTGgccctttgtttttaatttgatccGACTACTTCTTTGTATCTATAAAGAAACCGAAGGGGCAAGTGCTCCTAATCAGGAAGACCAGCAAGCAGTGGGGACTACAAGCCTTTCTCTTGGATCCCAGTCCAGGAACCTATACACTCAAGTGTCAGAAGGGACATTTTTGGTGCTGCAACTTCATGGGAATAGCAGTACTATTTGTGTGAACACATCAAGCCGCCTCCTCCACTGTTTCCTCCCTGCTTCACCAGGAGAAAAGTGATCTTGCTGGTCGGTGAAAACCCAATATCCAACAGTGCCACGGCATGGGAGGGACAAGGCTGTGTCCCCCTCTCCGATTTCTCTCTCGAGCCGGTGACTCCAAAGATTTAATGTGCATGTATATGAATCACATgagtagcttttaaaaatacagactgattcagtagatctgcaCTGGGAACTGACATTTTACACTTCTgacaagctcccagatgatgcttGGCCACTGCTGTTGGCCCCTGGACTACAGGCCACAGACCATCTtcatcaggggtcagcaaacctcCCATAAGGATCAGAGAGTAAATACTTTGTGGCTTTATGGGCCACATGTTCTctatcacaactactcaactctgctgttataGCACAAAAACAGCTATAGAAAACATGTAAACAAGCAAATATAGCTCTGTTTCGATCAAATGTTACTTACGGATGCTGATgtctgaatttcatataatttgcaCATTATAGTATTGTTTTGgttcccccccaccaccattttaaaatctagaaatcTCTCTTAGTTTGCAAGTCATATAAAAACGGTTAGCAGTCCAGGTGGGGTCTGTGAGCAGTGGTTTGTTGACCCCTGAGCTACGTTCAGAAATAAATTCCAGTGTGTTTGGTAAGCAAACAAGATAAAGTATGTCTGTAACAGGCCCAAATGGGTTGCTTTCTCTATTCCAGTTTGCTGTCTAAATGGGTAAACATTGTCAGCGCTTTcttcattttaagagagaaaaaacagaaacccCCATCATGTCTCTGGTCTAATCCAGATTTCCTAATGGCCAAATCCTTTGTGTAGTGAAGCTGATGTTCGACCCCCTTGGGTTCCTTGTTTCGACAGTTAGCTACTAGAACTTATAAGATGGGAAGGATATTTGGAACTCCTAACCTTCCAATGAGACCATAATGCCTCTCCAGACCATGTTAGGCCCTTGGGGAAGCCTCATTCTCCCTCAACAAAAATCGGACatgtaaagaggaaaacaaattgtACTGTATCTTTCTAAGTAAAGATGGAATGATTCACGTTAGTCAATAGTGGTCTTCATCATATGCATAGCTATATACAAACATTAACATATTTATGAAAAGTGAATTAATTAATAGTATTAAGATGAGTCTACCTCCCTGAAGAGCCTCTGCTTCTTTATCCCCACTAACTGATCCAGAAATCATATTCACATGATGAGTCTGTTGAGTCAGATATTCCTGGAAATCTTTCACGAAGTCCAAAGGCTCTGGTTTCTTTTCACccatctttacttttttctttttctttctttctttttttatttatttttatttttttgaagtttacagTTCGTTTAtgcctagggggaaaaaaagtgaaataatttcaCACTATTTAGTGAGATCCAATATGTATTAAAACAGTGACAAAGATTACTATGTTCAAGGAACTAAACAAAGCTACAAAGAACACAGTGCCTGCCTTTTAATATCTTACTATTTTCTTGGTGAACTAGATAAGACATACAGAAAATGGtggatatttaatatatttaatatttaaataaactagGATTCAAACTTAGTCTTaaagaatggaatgaaattacaaagacagaaaataagagaaaataagtcCAGATGAAAGAAACAGGCACATCAGCAGGATTAtcaatggagacagtaaaaaaaaaaaaccaagtggCTCAATCAAGGCCAGAGAGAATTTTCTGGATGATGGACATATTACATATCTGCATTCCCCAATACAGTTGCTACCAGCCACACACAGCGATGAGTACTTAAAGTGTGGTGAATACAAATgacctgagtttttaattttatttaattaatttaaactgAAATAGCTACATATGGCTAGTGACTATCATTTTGGACAGTAAAGGCTCTCAAATCACAGGGTTCACATGGATGAATACTCTAGAAATAAAGGTGATCTAGAACAAGGGGTGGTAAACCTTTTCCATAAAAAGGCAAGacagtaagtattttaggctttgtaggtcATAAGGTTTCTGTCTCAACTACTTAACTGTCATTATAGCTGAAAGCGGCCATAAAAAACATGTGAATAAATtgagtatggctgtgttccaaaatAAAGCTTTATAGAGGCAGGCGTTAAGCCAGGTTTGGCCTACATGCCATAATTTCCCTGACCCCTGCCCTAGAAATCCAAATCCCCACCTCTGCCGCTACCCATCATGCTATGAGAATggagggaaaaaattaagaaagaaaacaaaaaatctgatGCTCATGTAGAGGGAAAGTATCATATAAGATTTTGTAACCACAAACTAAACCGATCCTCACATAGGTATAATTATGGCCCAAATTCAGaaatcaaataatgaaaaagttttctAGTAAAAACAAGATAACGAAGTCTAGCACCTAGGAGACAAAAGTCTTTTCttccaggaaaaatatttttatgcaaatgTCTAAGGTCTTGTTAAATACATCTTCTGctaaatttttttcctcattaaatatTCCAATTATTTAATGAGTTATTTCTATCTAAAAACACTCATCTTTGAAAGCCAGATGATTCATTCAGTAGAATGAATCTAAAGATTAGTCACTTCTCAATATGTAAGTTTAACATCTTCTCAAAGCCCGGCATACACACAGAAGAGCACATAAATCCTAAGGGTAGAGCTCAATGAATTGTCATACGCTGAATGCATCCATGAAGTCAGCATCCACGTGGAGAAACAGAAGGCCACCCGCATCCTGGTAGCACCCCGGCACACCTTCCTGTGCTGGTCCCTGAGCCCCAGCAAGGACCCTGCGACCTCTGAAATTGCTATGGCACAGGGTTTGCATATATCAGCTTTAGATGGTGCAAAATGGTTTTTCAAAGTGCTTAAACCAGTTTACACTCTCACCAGCAGTGAACAAGAGCTCTCTTGCTCTACATCCCTGCCAACACACaggtatttattgcttttttcattGTAGCCATTCCAGTGCATATATGGTGGTATCACACTGGTTTTAATTTCTATCCCTTGATGATTAATGAAGTTGTGTACTTTTTATGTTAATTAGCCATGAAGACACCCTCTATTTTCATACCCAGTGAGAGAGCTTTCaagtcttttgcttatttttctaataGGTAAGAGTTCTTTGTAATATTCTGGATATGAGCTCTTTATTGGATATGAGGATTTCAAGCGTCTTCTCTCACtgtttgccttttcactttcctAAAGATAACCTCATGAACACAAGTTCTTAATACAGTCCAACttccccatttctttccttcacatTTAGAGTTGTGTCCTTACCAATATCTTACTTGAGGATGTTCTTCTGTAGTTTCTTCTAAAAactttactagtttttttttttttttaacctttcataTTTCATCTGGAATTTGTGTATGTATAGTGTGAGGTAAAGAgtcaaaatatacttttttcccAAAGAGATGTCCTAGCAACACGCATTTCATAGACTAGCCTTTCTCCACTAGATTCTATTATCACCTTTCTAAATCAGGTGATTATATATATGTGGCTCTATTTCTGGAtcctctattctgtttcactggtcTATTTTTGTCTATGCTCACACTAACACCACgcggtctttttcttttttttttttttttaccaatttttattttcttttgaaagttagTGATGCGTGGGCAGAGTCTACACATACATATT
Protein-coding regions in this window:
- the IKZF5 gene encoding zinc finger protein Pegasus isoform X1, with the protein product MGEKKPEPLDFVKDFQEYLTQQTHHVNMISGSVSGDKEAEALQGAGTDGDQNGLDHPSVEVSLDENSGMLVDGFERTFDGKLKCRYCNYASKGTARLIEHIRIHTGEKPHRCHLCPFASAYERHLEAHMRSHTGEKPYKCELCSFRCSDRSNLSHHRRRKHKMVPIKGTRSSLSSKKMWGVLQKKTSNLGYSRRALINLSPPSMVVQKPDYLNDFTHEIPNIQTDSYESMAKTAPTGGLPRDPQELMVDNPLNQLSTLAGQLSSLPPENQNPASPDVVPCPDEKPFMMQQPSAQAVVAAVSASIPQSSSPTSPEPRPPHSQRNYSPVAGPSSEPSAHTSTPSLGNSQPSTPAPTLPVQDPQLLHHCQHCDMYFADNILYTIHMGCHGYENPFQCNICGCKCKNKYDFACHFARGQHNQH
- the IKZF5 gene encoding zinc finger protein Pegasus isoform X2, whose translation is MLVDGFERTFDGKLKCRYCNYASKGTARLIEHIRIHTGEKPHRCHLCPFASAYERHLEAHMRSHTGEKPYKCELCSFRCSDRSNLSHHRRRKHKMVPIKGTRSSLSSKKMWGVLQKKTSNLGYSRRALINLSPPSMVVQKPDYLNDFTHEIPNIQTDSYESMAKTAPTGGLPRDPQELMVDNPLNQLSTLAGQLSSLPPENQNPASPDVVPCPDEKPFMMQQPSAQAVVAAVSASIPQSSSPTSPEPRPPHSQRNYSPVAGPSSEPSAHTSTPSLGNSQPSTPAPTLPVQDPQLLHHCQHCDMYFADNILYTIHMGCHGYENPFQCNICGCKCKNKYDFACHFARGQHNQH